Genomic DNA from Epinephelus fuscoguttatus linkage group LG14, E.fuscoguttatus.final_Chr_v1:
ttcaaacaagacatgagTTACTTCTGTTaattttagaacgctggtccttcagctccgaaacagcaacggctgtcgtttggttctaataacggagataacgctAAACCTATCAGtgtgaaagaagccacggagcttgtggctcgctacgtggtccgagaaatgctgccgttgtgtacggtggagtctaataggtggagtaggatgcgctgacagacatatttcagactcaggacttgcattatgcctcactgtgtctgttcgTGTGCCAGCCGAcgtgttgttgtagtcacctaaaagcgtcagcagatggcaggagctacatttgaagcgccatacgtaaactgtcaagctactgtatcttccacaggaagttctgacaaatgtttcagaataaaagcctatttagaaaatggagggattctctagccgaggatataaggggcttttaatttgaaacaagtgttgagtttgaaatgacggtgcgatatgttaactttacaaagacaactgagcggataaaaagtagactaaatatataaacacacagagggattaataaataacgaccgtctataatgtagtttgtttcaaatgaagctgggagcctctgcagttgtggtgagtaaaagccccgccgctatttgttaatgttagcctattactttatgtccgaccgtgaggatgtaccattgtttgctagcttggtgctaatgacagtaacgttaactcagtgggttgacaaagtgcctctgctgtttcacaccatcatttcccccttttactctgtgtggtaacatccctagaggaaatattaaaaatgctggggtgttgttgtcatacagttgtctatggcagcagatcgttctgtgtttctactggtcaaagtgacggctgcgatgggagaattggatctcagtgaagggcaagtggtccataactttaattttggaggcaaaaaatgtaggcttagcaccctgtggtccatttcccaataggaaatgtagaatactcaaaagtactttaaaagtgcttgagttacttttctcagggagtaacgttggaagtacttttaaagtaattgagttactttactcagggagtaatgcagtaaagtaactggttactttttagaaagtagcacagtaacatactttgattacttttaaagtaacccttacccaacactggtcaaatctaagtatgacgctgaataaattagactgtgtggaccttgaactaatgactaaggagaaatctggaccccatggctggaccagttgggaaccactgacttaaATGATTATGAAGATAGTTATCAATTAATTTCCTAATAATCAACTTATAGTTTCAGCTGcacttgtgtgttttcatgaggTTCGTTtgaaaaaatcttaatttgtaatcTATTTAGTaacttaataataaacacttGTAATGGAATAAAGGTACAGTATTTTCCCTCTGAAGTGTAATGGAGTAGAAGTAGTGGCAAGAAATTAAAATACTAATGTACAATGGtcaattaaaagtaaaagcactGGTCAGCAGAGGGACACCACAGTAACTGAAATTTGAGTAATTAGGATCAGTGGACAAAGACATAGTAGTATTTTTTAGCCTTGGATTATTTTAATTCATGATTTAaaattgattatattatattcatacATTTTCTAAATGTTCCTCGAACATAAAACGTATTTTTCCCTTGCGTTGGACAACAATTTGTGGACGGTGAAAGCAGATGTTTATCTCTTATTTTGGTAAGAGTGCTCTCAACCACTCATAAAATTTTCTCTTACCTAAGAGAAAAGGAAAATTAAGAAAACGCAGGTGAATTCCAGAAGTCAATGGGCACTAACAAAAATAagaacaaacagagaaaatctGCTCATATATCATTTCTTGCATGAGATCTGTGTACCTATGGGCATGTAAGGACTGTGTTCAGAAAGACTTCTGAACCTAATCTTTAATTAATGGAATAatgcaaaaaaaccaaacaaaaaaaaaaccccacaaccCAGAGAAGGCTGTTTTAAACGTCTgctatttaaattaaataataaactaTCAGATCAGTCTTTTCCAGAGTCGACCATTGTACATTAGTGTAATAAAAGATATAGTTTGACCAATAAACCATCAACACAGTGGTGTAGATTTGGTTCAGAAGTGTGTGGACATAATCAATATAACATCACATTGCATCCGCATAACATTATCAGTAAAAAGGCATCAGTATATGAATGCTTAGATTTGATATTACCTCTTAAAATACACAATCACATTGCAAATTAAGgatgaaaatataaacaaataggTAATTCTATTGTTAAGAAACTGACTCAATTCCATTATTCTTTGTCCCTTTCTTCTTAACAAAAACTCCCCAACATTTCTCTACAGCATTCCCAATCTCTCTCTGAGCACTCTCACTGATTAAACAGTATATTATAGGATCCAGGGTACTGTTTATGGTGGTCGTGGCAACTGTGACCAGGTAAGGATCTCTGAGCCTTGCGGCCCAGACGCAGGTCCCGGGCTCCAGTATGGCCCTGAGCAGCATGACAATCTGGTAGGGCAAAAACGCCACAATGTAGGTGAgcagaaggaaaaacaaaagcagtccCACTTTCCTGCGCTCCTCTGTCAGGATGGAGGTGCTCCGTCGGAGTGACTGCATGATCTGCTGAAAACAGAAGGTCATGATGAAAGTCGGGACCAAAAACCCCAGGGTGACTCGTGTGAGGGTGAGGTCTGCAACTTCTTGTGTCATGGGGATCTGCTCCTCACACAGGTTTCTTGAGGAGAAAGCTTGCAGCGCCCCCGTGTGGTCAAGCAAGATGATGTGGATGGCAATCTCCAAAGCCCAAACAGCAATACTCACAAGTGCTGCTGTCCGCACCTCTCGGACGCGGTGAAAGCGGAGAGGGTAGACCAATGCAAGATAGCGATCAACGGAGATGCAGCAAAGGAGGCCTGAGCCGACGTAGAAGCTGTTGTGCATGATCACAGCCACcaaactgcagaggctacccaGGGGCCTCTTCAGAGCCAGCTCAATCCACACGGGCAGAGTGATCGTGTAGAGCAGGTCAGAGATGGACAGGTTGACGAGGTAGACCGCCATATTGTTCCCTTTCTTCATCAGAATCCAGGCTACATACAGAGACAGGCAGTTAGCCGGAAAGCCAACGATAAAGAAAAGAGAATAGACAGTTGGATACATGAGTTTCTCCACCGAGGACTCTACACCGCAGGAAGCAGGTGCACTCATGTTTGTCTGGTTTAGAGGAGCTGCGTCCATCCTGGCGTGCCAGTGTCCAAACCTGAATGGGAATGGAAATGGAGAGCCCTGCTCTGTTGAACTGAGATAAGCCCCGCAATGCAAATGTTTCCTGGTAGAACATGCTATGCCGTGCTACAAATCAAAACAGCATCCAATGCTTTCATTGTGGCTGTACGCAGCACTGAGAGTTCAAACAAGATCAGTACAtactgtagattaaactacatCTGAATGTTTAGGTGACTAAATGGAAATACTGTGTTGTCAACATGTCTGCTCTGAACCTGTCggatgtttttatttgaataatAAAGAGGGAAAATGATCCAACTTTTCttataaaagaaaatatataatgACAAACTTTTGTGGCAGAAATCAGATTTATCTTGACCTTTTCAAAGGGGACCGACTGATTGGCTGTCGAATTCTACTCAGACAGTGATTAACAATctaatatataatgtataacaaCATCAGTCATGGGGGCATTTTCTTGCACGAtgattacttttacttttaatgtaTTTTCCATATAATACTTTTCACGTTGCGGTATTGGTACTTTATGCGCTGGGCTTTCCAGGAAAAGCATGCATTTGCATATCCTATCAGTCCCTGTTATCAGTGCAGATGTGGTGCAGTGGAGGATTCTGTCAGTTCAGTTGTGTTTCATTAAGTTGAAATTTGGCCGAGCACTGTGCTCCTGAAGCAAGGCAGGACTTGAAAGACGGCCAGACAGCACGACTACACAAATAAGGATCTGGTTGTTTATATACCGCAACAAGAAACTGTTGACACTAAAAAGCCTATCCACTGGGAGGACAGGGAGGCATGGTATTTGGTTTAAGTCATGTTTTAGTCCAGTGTCTTGAGATCACAGCTCACCAAATAAAGGCTTGCTGAAACCTCTGGAGTTCCAGTGAAACGTAACCAATCTCTCCTTATAAATGCGATTCACAGACAAGGCAGTGTGGGTGTTTTtcccattcatttatttttgcactTTTGACTGTTGCCACCAGTgaatattagctaaatattctGGGAAAAGGGAAGACAGTGTATTTCCACAGTCGAGTCATTCTATGTGGTTTCCAACAGCTTAATATTCACTAGGCTGCACTAAAATACAGTGCACTGTAATACAGACATTTCAACAAATGATGTTACAAGGTGAGCTCATGTTATAGATGTAAACAAAGTAGTGACATAGCTACCGTGACCTCACCCATTATTTTGCTATTTTGCAGACTCCCATCTCGAAGCCTCGAGATCGAAATTTAGCCTGTTGTCATTTTGGTTttgttggagccagaagtgaccatatttgggcaagaggctggtgctgtggagcGACAGGTGGACCTGACTGACAAGCTGTGGACACTGTTGGCAGACAGCccgtcactcaaagcagccctgCCTTTTAACTATGCGCAATTAGGCCTAAAACAGAAGATGgccatggaggtctatggggattgactggcttctggagccagcctcaagtggccattcaaggaactgcagttttaggcacttctgtgttggcttcatttttcaacccTGGAGGCTGCCTCTTGGTCAAAACCTGGTGCCggcatttcccacaatgcatttCAGCTACTTCAAGTTCAGTTAAAGATTCAGGTGTGTAATTCTTGTGATGACTAACATAGCTTGGAGTCTTCAGCTTACAGCTGAGATGAGGAGCCAGCTACAGCCTGGTAAACTCATTACTTTctaaatttctttttctttttttttttttttttttaaatgttcaaattTGTAGTCTTTCAGCCCCGGCCAAAGCTGTCTCAAGTGACAGTAGCTGTCTCAAGTGACTTCACAAGTGGATATTTATCAGACTTCACTCAGCTTCCTCTGGAGTCACCAAAGgctttatatatttttcccaCATAATGTCGCAGTACTCCCTAAGAGTTCAAATAAGCACAGTTCCCCTTATAtcaacaaatctttttttctttttgtcatagttttggCTACTGTCTCAAGTGACTTCACACAACTCCCTATGGAGCCACAAtccaacctgttctcatcccCAGGCCATCATATGTACAGGCTTTGTCATGTCTCTCTGCTTCTCATATACCATTTAACCACCAAAaatgtatgcattttttttcacgCCGGAAAACCTGCTATAGACTTATTTCCCGTTGCCAAAAAATCAGAACTATGTGCAGGACTCAGATGAGTATagctttctgtgtttttctctggtGTGTTACCTTCGACATCATGGAcgggccagaaaacaggttagtaaacaatagaaagcagcatggagccTGTGAAATTGTTACGTTGCTTACTGCTTTTTTGTATCATTACTTGTTCAGTCTCTCTCAAACTTGGTGCGGCCTAAATTTTGAATGTTTAAGCACTGCATGGCTGGAGGTGAATAATAATTTCTGGTGGCCTGTCAATGCAACTACAGGCTGTCAAAATAATGGACTTAGCTACCCTGACGTCACTCATTGGTTTGGCACTCCTGATTTTg
This window encodes:
- the LOC125901091 gene encoding G-protein coupled receptor 4-like; the protein is MDAAPLNQTNMSAPASCGVESSVEKLMYPTVYSLFFIVGFPANCLSLYVAWILMKKGNNMAVYLVNLSISDLLYTITLPVWIELALKRPLGSLCSLVAVIMHNSFYVGSGLLCCISVDRYLALVYPLRFHRVREVRTAALVSIAVWALEIAIHIILLDHTGALQAFSSRNLCEEQIPMTQEVADLTLTRVTLGFLVPTFIMTFCFQQIMQSLRRSTSILTEERRKVGLLLFFLLLTYIVAFLPYQIVMLLRAILEPGTCVWAARLRDPYLVTVATTTINSTLDPIIYCLISESAQREIGNAVEKCWGVFVKKKGTKNNGIESVS